The Christiangramia flava JLT2011 genome has a segment encoding these proteins:
- the mvaD gene encoding diphosphomevalonate decarboxylase has translation MLHKEFVPETSENLPEKGKVTWQSPSNIALVKYWGKKENQIPANPSVSFTLSNCHSTTSFQYQRTESATLEFDFYFEGVKKDDFKPKIQKFFERIRDYSPYLQSYKLEIHSENSFPHSSGIASSASGMSALALCVMSLEKAIFPEMSLEYFNRKASFLARLGSGSASRSIEGPLVEWGKHADFEESSDLFGINYPHDLHEVFKTYKDTILLVDKGQKTVSSTLGHDLMHGNPFAEARFKQANSNLAKLIPILQSGDLPAFIEIVESEALSLHAVMLSSIPYFILMKPNTLEIIQRIWEFRRETGVPVCFTLDAGANVHVLYPQHSENEVLELIKNELVAYCENGHYICDEIGSGARRIDNG, from the coding sequence ATGCTTCACAAGGAATTCGTTCCGGAAACCAGCGAGAACCTCCCAGAAAAAGGGAAAGTGACCTGGCAATCTCCCAGCAATATCGCCCTGGTCAAATACTGGGGAAAAAAAGAAAACCAGATCCCGGCAAACCCGTCGGTGAGTTTTACCCTGAGCAATTGCCACAGCACGACCAGCTTTCAGTATCAACGAACTGAGAGCGCTACGCTGGAATTCGATTTCTATTTTGAAGGGGTTAAAAAGGACGATTTTAAACCGAAGATCCAGAAGTTTTTTGAAAGAATCAGGGATTATTCACCTTACCTGCAATCGTATAAATTGGAGATTCACAGTGAGAATTCCTTTCCTCACAGCAGCGGTATCGCTTCTTCGGCCAGCGGAATGAGTGCGCTAGCTCTTTGCGTAATGAGCCTGGAGAAAGCTATTTTCCCGGAAATGTCTTTGGAATATTTTAATCGGAAAGCCTCCTTTCTGGCTCGTCTTGGCTCCGGAAGCGCGAGCAGAAGTATTGAAGGCCCACTAGTAGAATGGGGAAAACATGCAGATTTTGAAGAATCTTCAGATCTTTTCGGAATAAACTATCCACATGACCTTCATGAGGTGTTCAAAACTTATAAGGATACGATCTTACTGGTTGATAAAGGGCAGAAGACCGTAAGCAGTACCCTGGGACACGATTTGATGCACGGTAACCCGTTTGCCGAAGCGCGTTTTAAACAGGCCAACAGCAACCTGGCTAAATTAATCCCGATCCTGCAAAGCGGCGATCTTCCGGCATTCATCGAGATCGTGGAAAGTGAAGCGCTCAGCCTGCACGCCGTAATGCTCAGCAGTATCCCGTATTTCATCTTAATGAAGCCGAACACCCTGGAAATCATTCAGCGAATCTGGGAATTTCGCAGGGAAACAGGTGTCCCGGTATGCTTTACCCTGGATGCCGGTGCCAATGTGCATGTGCTCTACCCGCAACATTCTGAAAATGAAGTTTTAGAATTGATTAAGAATGAGTTAGTTGCGTATTGTGAGAACGGTCACTATATTTGCGACGAAATTGGCAGTGGAGCGCGACGAATTGACAATGGATAA
- a CDS encoding TspO/MBR family protein produces the protein MSKKLFIRSSFAIGVCLVFAVLGVVAAQAGFENWYFSLQRPWFEVPQGIFSPVWIIMYILMGISAGIVWSKGFYHKWVKTALYHFGFQLFLNGFWFLLFFAFQKPFLALIDITALFILILITIRWFRIVNATAAYLLVPYAVWVLFAMALNFEIWRLN, from the coding sequence ATGTCTAAAAAGCTATTCATAAGGAGTTCTTTTGCCATTGGCGTCTGCCTGGTTTTTGCGGTTTTAGGCGTGGTGGCAGCGCAGGCTGGTTTCGAAAACTGGTATTTTTCCCTCCAACGTCCCTGGTTCGAAGTACCGCAGGGAATTTTCAGTCCGGTCTGGATCATTATGTACATTCTGATGGGAATTTCTGCAGGAATCGTTTGGAGTAAGGGCTTTTATCATAAATGGGTAAAAACAGCCCTCTACCATTTCGGGTTTCAGCTTTTTCTGAATGGATTCTGGTTTCTTCTTTTTTTCGCTTTTCAGAAACCTTTTTTAGCCTTGATCGATATCACCGCGCTTTTTATCCTCATCCTGATAACCATTCGATGGTTCAGGATCGTCAATGCTACTGCGGCATACCTGCTCGTTCCTTACGCGGTTTGGGTGCTGTTCGCCATGGCGCTCAATTTTGAGATCTGGCGACTGAATTAA
- a CDS encoding NAD(P)/FAD-dependent oxidoreductase produces MNTSAYDILIVGGGAAGFFAAINAAEFNPKLRIAILERGKEVLQKVKISGGGRCNVTHAEFLPKELSKKYPRGEKELIGPFHNFMTGDSIAWFAEKGIELKTEEDGRMFPVTDDSQTIIDCFTKSCRRLGIEILTKTSLQNLQQEEEGWKLKTSQGNFSAKKLLLATGSNSRIWQLLEKLGYDMVEAVPSLFTFNIQDDRIDGLAGVAREAEVRVQQTKLQSSEPLLITHWGMSGPAILKLSAWGARELHRLKYQFQIEVNWIPGMEADGMLEKLKELKIAHSRQFVPSRPQFDLSKRLWQKLVSAANIPEKTNWADLNKNQLQSLAEELTASVFQVNGKSTFKEEFVTAGGIDLKQVNFKTFESKIHPNLFFAGEILNIDAITGGFNFQNAWTGGFLAAKAMAKN; encoded by the coding sequence ATGAATACTTCAGCTTACGATATTTTGATAGTAGGTGGTGGCGCAGCAGGATTTTTTGCGGCCATCAATGCTGCGGAATTTAATCCGAAACTGCGCATCGCGATTCTCGAACGCGGAAAAGAGGTGCTGCAAAAAGTCAAAATTTCGGGTGGTGGCCGCTGCAATGTGACTCATGCTGAATTTCTTCCGAAGGAATTATCAAAAAAATATCCGCGGGGTGAGAAAGAGCTGATCGGCCCTTTTCACAATTTCATGACCGGTGACAGCATTGCCTGGTTCGCGGAAAAAGGAATTGAGCTAAAAACCGAAGAAGACGGGCGTATGTTCCCGGTTACAGATGATTCTCAAACCATTATTGATTGTTTTACGAAAAGCTGCCGCCGCCTCGGGATCGAAATTCTCACGAAAACGAGCCTACAGAATCTTCAGCAGGAAGAGGAAGGCTGGAAGTTGAAAACCTCCCAGGGAAACTTTTCCGCCAAGAAATTACTGCTGGCCACCGGAAGCAATTCCAGGATATGGCAGTTACTGGAAAAATTGGGATACGATATGGTAGAAGCGGTACCGTCTTTATTCACTTTCAATATTCAGGATGACCGTATTGACGGGCTTGCAGGGGTCGCCAGGGAAGCAGAAGTGCGCGTTCAGCAAACCAAATTACAAAGTTCCGAGCCACTGCTCATCACACACTGGGGAATGAGTGGCCCTGCCATTCTCAAATTATCGGCCTGGGGCGCCCGTGAACTACACCGGCTGAAGTACCAATTCCAGATCGAGGTCAACTGGATTCCGGGCATGGAGGCTGATGGTATGCTGGAAAAACTAAAAGAACTGAAAATTGCCCATTCCAGGCAGTTCGTTCCCAGCAGACCGCAATTTGATTTGTCCAAACGGCTCTGGCAAAAACTCGTAAGCGCAGCCAATATTCCTGAAAAGACGAACTGGGCAGACCTAAACAAAAACCAGCTGCAAAGTCTCGCTGAAGAGCTAACCGCCTCCGTATTTCAGGTAAACGGAAAAAGTACTTTTAAGGAAGAATTTGTGACAGCCGGCGGGATTGATCTCAAACAGGTGAATTTCAAAACTTTTGAAAGCAAGATTCATCCTAATTTATTCTTCGCAGGAGAAATCCTCAATATCGATGCGATCACCGGGGGTTTTAATTTTCAGAATGCCTGGACGGGTGGTTTTCTTGCCGCAAAGGCAATGGCAAAAAATTAA
- a CDS encoding glycerophosphodiester phosphodiesterase — MENNFRIKRIGHRGAKAHMAENTLESISKALEIGVDLIEIDVHKCASGELWILHDFTLDRTTNGSGEIAKRSAEEIASLKVEGRYKIPLLTEVLDLIEGRCDINIELKGLNTAGPVCRLIAKKIKAGKWTYSNFIISSFQKNELFKVRQYDEQVPIGILSKASVPEAIELAKKLHASAIHPSLGIITRDNVKRCHEENLKVNVWTVNEYNDIQRMLEFGVDGIISDFPDRLNQPFLKLNP, encoded by the coding sequence ATGGAGAATAATTTCAGAATCAAAAGAATTGGTCATCGTGGCGCCAAAGCCCATATGGCCGAGAATACGCTGGAAAGCATTTCAAAAGCCCTGGAAATTGGCGTGGATCTCATCGAGATCGACGTTCATAAGTGTGCCAGCGGTGAACTCTGGATCCTCCATGACTTCACGCTGGATCGCACCACGAACGGCAGCGGGGAAATTGCAAAAAGATCTGCGGAAGAAATTGCCAGTCTGAAAGTTGAAGGCCGCTATAAAATACCATTGCTCACAGAAGTGCTTGATCTTATCGAGGGCCGGTGCGACATCAATATTGAACTGAAAGGCCTGAACACCGCCGGTCCCGTATGCCGGTTGATCGCTAAAAAGATCAAGGCTGGAAAATGGACCTATTCCAATTTTATCATTTCCAGTTTTCAGAAGAACGAACTTTTCAAGGTGCGGCAGTATGATGAGCAGGTGCCAATTGGCATTCTAAGCAAGGCCAGCGTACCGGAAGCGATAGAGCTGGCTAAAAAACTTCATGCCAGCGCGATCCATCCTTCCCTTGGTATCATCACGCGTGATAACGTGAAACGCTGCCACGAAGAAAACCTGAAAGTGAATGTCTGGACCGTTAACGAATATAATGACATCCAACGCATGCTCGAATTTGGTGTGGACGGGATCATTTCCGATTTTCCTGACAGGCTAAATCAGCCTTTCCTGAAACTGAATCCCTGA
- a CDS encoding SDR family oxidoreductase: MSKVKEVPDQQQSQPGEEHQMHPKPEIIRKNYRGSEKLTGKVALITGGDSGIGRSVAVHFAREGAHVAIIYLEEQEDARETRKLVEKEGQKCLILKGDLRKEDFCIKALEKTISEFGKLDILVNNAAMQFPKSDVEEISSKQFQKTFENNIFPYFYMVKAALEHLEEGVIINTTSVTAYRGSEHLLDYSSTKGAITSFTRSLSKMLVDRKIRVNAIAPGPIWTPLIPSTFDDVSDFGKKVPMGRPGQPSEVGPAYVFLACEDSSYMTGQVIHINGGEIIGG; this comes from the coding sequence ATGAGTAAAGTGAAGGAAGTGCCTGATCAACAGCAGTCACAGCCCGGAGAGGAGCACCAGATGCATCCGAAACCGGAAATCATCCGGAAGAATTATCGCGGGAGCGAAAAATTAACAGGTAAAGTCGCGCTGATCACCGGGGGAGACAGCGGGATTGGCCGCAGTGTCGCAGTGCATTTTGCCCGCGAGGGAGCCCATGTGGCGATCATTTATCTCGAGGAGCAGGAGGATGCTCGGGAAACGAGGAAACTGGTAGAAAAGGAAGGCCAGAAATGCCTGATTTTGAAAGGTGATCTTCGAAAAGAGGATTTTTGTATCAAAGCCCTGGAAAAAACCATCAGTGAATTCGGGAAGCTGGACATTCTGGTAAATAATGCGGCAATGCAATTCCCAAAATCAGACGTAGAAGAGATCTCCTCAAAACAATTTCAGAAGACCTTTGAGAATAACATATTTCCGTACTTCTATATGGTCAAGGCGGCACTTGAACACTTGGAAGAAGGCGTGATCATCAATACCACTTCTGTTACTGCGTACCGCGGGAGCGAGCATTTACTGGATTATTCCAGCACGAAAGGAGCCATCACCAGTTTCACCCGTTCGCTGTCGAAAATGTTGGTGGACCGCAAGATCAGGGTCAATGCCATTGCTCCCGGGCCTATCTGGACGCCGTTAATTCCTTCCACATTCGATGATGTTTCAGACTTTGGAAAGAAAGTGCCGATGGGAAGACCCGGCCAACCCAGCGAAGTAGGACCTGCCTATGTGTTTCTTGCCTGTGAAGACAGCAGTTACATGACCGGCCAGGTAATTCATATTAATGGTGGCGAAATCATTGGAGGTTAA
- a CDS encoding DUF421 domain-containing protein produces the protein MSSSFEKWFSTDWVTLLAIVLSAVGIYIAIIVFTRLAGKRSFSKMSSFDFAMTVAVGSVIATTVLSASVSLLEGIIGLASIYLLQLSVALLRRFEFIKAAVDNSPLLLMNGTEILHKNLKKARVSEDDLRSKLREANVLKLQQVRAVIFETTGDISVLHTSDEETELEQWLLKNVKK, from the coding sequence ATGAGTAGTTCTTTTGAAAAATGGTTCAGTACAGACTGGGTCACGCTCCTTGCCATTGTTTTGAGCGCCGTAGGAATCTACATTGCGATCATCGTTTTTACGAGACTGGCGGGTAAACGCAGTTTTTCCAAAATGTCCAGTTTTGATTTTGCGATGACCGTGGCCGTAGGATCGGTCATTGCGACCACGGTGCTTTCTGCCAGCGTGAGTTTGCTGGAAGGCATCATTGGGCTGGCCTCGATCTATCTCCTGCAGTTGAGCGTGGCGCTGTTAAGGCGTTTTGAATTCATCAAGGCCGCGGTAGATAATTCCCCATTGCTGCTGATGAACGGTACTGAAATCTTACATAAAAACTTAAAAAAAGCCAGGGTTAGTGAAGATGATCTGCGCTCGAAACTGCGAGAGGCTAATGTGCTGAAACTGCAACAGGTACGAGCGGTAATCTTTGAAACGACCGGTGATATATCGGTTTTGCATACTTCAGATGAAGAAACAGAACTGGAACAATGGCTTCTGAAAAATGTTAAAAAATAA
- the gntA gene encoding guanitoxin biosynthesis heme-dependent pre-guanitoxin N-hydroxylase GntA — MKTIDTTTRNSKNITQDPKLKLKSDFEDFILENEHPCMMAQTVFSMDKVQLFEYPSFGTAETAQKLIRDLKSYVENYDFESNDFETFLAVFPNSPKYSEIEFEKLLWKQLHFLHQADHCDWDQEVSADPENEHFSFSLCGKAFYIVGLHPQASRKARQSPHAALAFNLHWQFEKLREMGTYEAIRDRIRDRDRALQGTINPMLEDFGSNSEARQYSGRAVEKGWKCPFHH; from the coding sequence ATGAAAACCATCGATACAACTACCCGAAATTCTAAGAATATCACTCAGGATCCTAAGTTAAAGCTGAAATCCGACTTTGAGGATTTTATCCTGGAAAACGAGCACCCGTGTATGATGGCGCAAACCGTTTTCAGTATGGATAAGGTGCAATTATTTGAATATCCCTCATTCGGAACCGCGGAAACTGCGCAGAAACTGATTAGGGATTTGAAAAGTTACGTGGAGAACTATGATTTTGAATCAAATGATTTTGAAACATTTTTAGCGGTATTTCCGAATTCGCCGAAATATTCCGAAATTGAATTTGAAAAACTGCTGTGGAAACAGTTGCATTTTCTGCACCAGGCAGATCATTGCGACTGGGACCAGGAGGTGAGTGCCGATCCTGAAAATGAACATTTCAGTTTCAGTCTCTGCGGGAAGGCTTTTTATATCGTGGGTTTGCATCCACAGGCTTCGAGAAAGGCCAGGCAGAGTCCGCATGCGGCTCTGGCGTTTAACCTTCACTGGCAGTTTGAAAAGCTGCGGGAAATGGGAACGTATGAAGCCATCAGGGATCGCATCCGTGATCGGGATCGCGCCTTGCAGGGAACGATCAACCCGATGCTCGAAGATTTTGGAAGTAATAGCGAAGCTCGCCAATATAGCGGTAGAGCAGTTGAAAAAGGCTGGAAATGCCCTTTTCATCATTAA
- a CDS encoding FMN-binding negative transcriptional regulator: protein MYRPEKYRKDENAFFYEFIKKHPFATLVMNGQRLLATHIPVLPKGSATDFLLFSHMANHNEQQQYLKEGADALIIFQGPHAYVSASWYREKDISTWDYSAVHVNAKIRIQSREELELSLKELVAFFEKGEEKPLFYDEIPAKMLADHLPLITGFWLQPVKIEGISKHHQSYHPEDVNRVMDQLRKRGKGGDSQLADDLAKTHNL, encoded by the coding sequence ATGTACAGACCGGAAAAATATCGGAAGGACGAGAATGCTTTTTTTTATGAGTTCATCAAAAAGCACCCGTTTGCCACTCTAGTAATGAACGGCCAGCGGTTGCTGGCAACCCATATTCCGGTCCTCCCTAAGGGAAGTGCAACTGATTTTTTGCTGTTTTCACATATGGCCAATCACAACGAACAGCAGCAGTATTTAAAAGAGGGTGCAGATGCGCTCATCATTTTCCAGGGGCCACACGCCTATGTTTCGGCTTCGTGGTATCGCGAAAAAGACATCAGCACCTGGGATTATTCTGCGGTTCACGTAAATGCCAAAATCAGGATTCAAAGCCGGGAAGAACTGGAGCTTAGCCTGAAAGAGTTGGTAGCATTTTTTGAAAAGGGAGAGGAAAAACCGCTGTTTTACGATGAAATTCCGGCCAAAATGCTCGCTGATCACCTTCCTCTTATTACCGGTTTCTGGTTGCAGCCAGTTAAAATCGAAGGAATTTCCAAGCATCACCAGTCCTATCATCCTGAAGATGTGAACCGGGTCATGGACCAACTCCGGAAACGTGGTAAGGGAGGGGATTCACAGCTTGCAGATGACCTCGCAAAAACCCATAATCTATAA
- a CDS encoding DNA polymerase ligase N-terminal domain-containing protein produces MAKDFLKKYREKRDFDISAEPFGDEVHKKDEDKQIFVIQMHNATNLHFDFRLLVDGVLKSWAVPKGPSTDPHVKRLAIRTEDHPLNYADFEGVIPEGQYGGGTVMVWDAGTYENDKTNDQGEKISMAEQLREGHSTFILNGKKLRGGYTLIRTRKGEKEQWILKKVDDDQADARRNPVSTEKKSVLTGRTMKEIQKDAEKNG; encoded by the coding sequence ATGGCAAAGGATTTTCTGAAGAAATACCGGGAAAAGCGCGATTTTGATATTTCCGCGGAACCGTTCGGCGATGAGGTGCACAAAAAGGACGAAGACAAACAGATTTTTGTCATTCAGATGCATAACGCGACCAACCTGCACTTCGATTTCAGGCTTTTAGTAGACGGGGTGCTGAAAAGCTGGGCAGTGCCTAAAGGCCCTTCCACAGATCCTCATGTAAAGCGACTGGCCATCAGGACGGAGGATCACCCGTTGAATTATGCCGATTTTGAGGGAGTAATCCCGGAAGGCCAGTATGGCGGGGGAACGGTCATGGTCTGGGATGCGGGTACTTACGAGAATGATAAAACCAACGATCAGGGCGAGAAGATCAGTATGGCCGAACAATTGAGGGAAGGGCACAGTACTTTTATTTTGAATGGAAAGAAGCTGCGGGGCGGATATACGCTTATTCGTACGCGGAAAGGGGAAAAGGAGCAATGGATCCTGAAAAAAGTGGATGATGACCAGGCTGATGCCAGGAGAAACCCGGTGAGCACCGAGAAGAAATCGGTTTTAACAGGAAGAACGATGAAAGAAATTCAAAAGGACGCGGAAAAAAATGGCTGA
- the ligD gene encoding non-homologous end-joining DNA ligase, with protein MDQERKFGKRNVKLSNLEKVFFPEAGLTKGDLLDYYEKISEVILPYLKDRPLTMIRFPNGINDKQFYQKDTPDYFPDWIPTKTIKKKEGGETHYVICNDLATLMYLTNQACITPHIWLSRKDQADLPDRLIFDLDPSEDDFQKLKLAARKIRKYLKQEFELKSFIMTTGSRGFHISIPIKRQYDFDEVRSFAQAASKELEAEFPEMFTTASRKAKRDGKIYLDVARNGFGQTAVTPYSVRPIEGAPVATPLDWDELSKKDLSAQRYTIKNIFRRLGSKDDPWKNMDAEVQDLSAAIKKLQKD; from the coding sequence ATGGATCAAGAACGGAAATTCGGAAAACGAAATGTAAAATTGAGTAACCTGGAAAAGGTTTTTTTCCCGGAAGCAGGTTTGACCAAAGGCGATCTGCTGGATTATTATGAGAAAATTTCCGAAGTCATCCTGCCCTACCTGAAAGACCGGCCGCTTACCATGATTCGGTTTCCCAATGGCATCAATGACAAGCAGTTTTATCAAAAGGATACGCCTGATTATTTTCCTGATTGGATCCCTACCAAAACTATCAAAAAAAAGGAGGGAGGGGAAACTCATTATGTTATCTGTAATGATCTAGCCACCCTCATGTATCTCACAAACCAGGCCTGCATTACCCCGCATATCTGGCTTAGCCGAAAAGACCAGGCAGATCTTCCAGACAGGCTCATTTTTGACCTCGATCCTTCAGAAGACGATTTTCAGAAATTGAAATTGGCTGCGCGAAAAATCAGGAAATATCTGAAGCAGGAATTCGAACTGAAGAGTTTTATCATGACCACGGGAAGTCGCGGGTTTCATATTAGTATTCCCATCAAACGCCAGTATGATTTTGATGAGGTACGCAGTTTCGCCCAGGCAGCTTCCAAAGAACTGGAAGCGGAATTCCCTGAAATGTTCACTACTGCTTCCCGAAAAGCAAAACGGGATGGAAAAATCTATCTCGACGTGGCTCGGAACGGTTTTGGGCAAACTGCGGTCACTCCTTATTCCGTCAGGCCGATCGAGGGAGCACCTGTCGCGACGCCTTTAGACTGGGACGAACTTTCCAAAAAAGATCTTTCCGCGCAGCGTTATACCATAAAAAATATCTTCCGAAGACTGGGAAGTAAAGATGATCCCTGGAAAAATATGGATGCTGAAGTTCAGGATCTTTCCGCAGCGATCAAAAAACTGCAAAAAGATTAG
- a CDS encoding TerC family protein translates to MEIFAQPDTWVALLTLTFLEIVLGIDNIIFISLVAGKVEEKDQKKARLGGLSIALVMRILLLLSITWIIGLTKPVLTLADFELSWRDIILIAGGIFLLVKSTLEIHHKVEGHEENGTKTGNTATHLGFSSAIIQIVLLDIVFSFDSILTAVGLTDQLILMIIAVIIAIIVMMIFAKPVGKFVNDHPTIQILALSFLILIGVMLIVEGAHYHVPKGYIYFAVFFSLAIEMLNMRYRKKND, encoded by the coding sequence ATGGAAATTTTTGCTCAACCTGATACCTGGGTCGCCCTGCTCACTCTTACTTTCCTTGAAATTGTACTGGGAATCGACAACATCATTTTTATTTCCCTGGTTGCGGGCAAAGTGGAGGAAAAAGATCAAAAAAAAGCGAGGCTTGGCGGTCTTTCCATCGCCCTGGTCATGCGAATTTTACTCCTCCTAAGCATTACCTGGATCATTGGTCTAACCAAACCAGTTCTCACGCTTGCAGATTTTGAATTAAGCTGGCGCGATATCATCCTTATTGCCGGTGGAATTTTTCTACTGGTCAAAAGCACCCTGGAAATACATCATAAAGTAGAAGGTCATGAAGAAAACGGTACCAAAACCGGAAATACTGCTACCCACCTTGGATTTTCCTCTGCCATTATCCAGATCGTCCTGCTAGATATTGTATTTTCCTTTGATTCCATTTTAACCGCGGTTGGGCTAACGGATCAACTAATCCTGATGATCATTGCGGTAATAATTGCTATTATCGTGATGATGATTTTTGCCAAACCGGTAGGGAAATTCGTAAACGATCATCCAACCATTCAGATCCTGGCATTATCATTTTTGATACTGATTGGCGTGATGCTGATCGTGGAAGGCGCTCACTATCATGTTCCCAAAGGCTATATCTATTTTGCAGTATTCTTTTCGCTGGCCATAGAAATGCTGAACATGCGCTACCGGAAAAAGAACGACTAA
- a CDS encoding DUF819 domain-containing protein produces MQAFTVLTILILVILASEWLARNTILRNISASLLVILFGAILANTGLIPSASTAIPLYGHIFHYVAPASIFFLLLGVDLKNIRKAGVPMLLAFGLGALGTAIGVIVALQIIDYQLVFGKDYAAISGMMTGTYIGGSANFNALAIEFDMLRKGAEYTGLVVADNIVTTVWMLVTLVILPVFQKIFPHPKNIQHTAEKNTDVAKPVSLMQLLIVLNLGMLTILFSEGIANWFAEQGLNLPSILVLTTVALILAQFRSIRNMAASRMLGLFSIYLFLAVVGAYCEISALVEVGNYAFQILIFTVSIVAIHGIFLLGMSVLLKLDWAIVAIASQANIGGSSTALALAESFKRDDLLLPAILVGSLGTALGTYIGFLVAALV; encoded by the coding sequence ATGCAGGCGTTCACGGTTCTTACAATTCTTATTTTGGTCATCTTGGCAAGCGAATGGCTGGCCAGGAATACAATTTTACGAAATATCAGTGCGTCGCTTTTGGTGATCTTGTTCGGGGCCATCCTGGCAAACACTGGGTTAATTCCCAGCGCTTCCACTGCCATTCCCTTATACGGGCATATTTTCCATTACGTGGCTCCTGCCAGTATTTTCTTTCTCCTGCTCGGTGTAGATCTAAAAAATATCAGGAAAGCGGGAGTGCCTATGTTGCTTGCTTTTGGCCTGGGCGCTTTGGGAACAGCGATTGGGGTGATTGTGGCTTTGCAAATCATCGATTACCAGTTGGTTTTTGGGAAAGATTACGCGGCGATCAGCGGGATGATGACCGGGACCTATATTGGTGGAAGCGCCAATTTTAACGCGCTGGCCATTGAATTTGATATGCTTCGGAAAGGTGCTGAATACACCGGCCTGGTCGTGGCCGATAATATAGTCACTACGGTCTGGATGCTTGTGACACTGGTTATTCTGCCCGTTTTTCAGAAGATTTTTCCGCATCCGAAGAATATTCAGCATACGGCCGAAAAAAATACCGATGTAGCGAAACCGGTTAGCCTGATGCAATTACTAATCGTCTTGAACCTGGGGATGCTCACCATTCTTTTTTCTGAAGGTATAGCGAACTGGTTCGCCGAACAAGGGCTTAACCTGCCTTCGATCCTGGTGCTGACAACCGTAGCCCTGATTTTGGCGCAATTCCGGAGTATCCGAAATATGGCTGCTTCCAGGATGCTGGGATTGTTCAGTATTTACCTGTTTTTAGCGGTAGTTGGTGCGTATTGCGAGATCAGTGCCCTGGTGGAAGTTGGGAATTATGCGTTTCAGATCTTGATCTTTACCGTTAGTATTGTCGCCATCCACGGAATTTTCCTGCTGGGAATGTCGGTTTTGTTGAAATTAGACTGGGCGATCGTCGCGATCGCTTCTCAGGCCAATATTGGTGGTTCCAGTACGGCCCTGGCTCTTGCTGAAAGTTTTAAAAGGGATGATCTGTTGCTTCCGGCAATTCTGGTAGGCTCCCTTGGAACCGCGCTGGGAACCTATATTGGATTCCTGGTTGCGGCATTGGTGTGA
- a CDS encoding Fpg/Nei family DNA glycosylase — translation MPELPEVSYFKKYLDATALHQKIRKVSAPEELILGTKEVAFQQLQGDQLKESRRLGKYLFVATENRNTLIFHFGMTGNFEYRQGEEPPKYTYFTLHFENDFQLFFTCPRKLARVYLVEDAEVFRKEHELGQDALEASEEEFLELADGRRGSMKGFLMNQKIISGIGNLYSDEILFQSRIHPATAVNDLNQKELKAIFRNIEKVLLRVTKSKMDSSSLPQSYITPYRKAGAACPRGNGKIEKAKIAGRTSYFCVNCQPAK, via the coding sequence ATGCCTGAATTACCTGAAGTTTCCTATTTTAAAAAATACCTCGACGCCACCGCTCTTCATCAGAAAATCAGGAAAGTTTCCGCGCCTGAGGAGCTAATCCTTGGAACTAAGGAAGTCGCTTTTCAGCAATTGCAGGGAGACCAGCTGAAGGAAAGCAGGCGCTTGGGAAAATACCTTTTCGTAGCTACTGAAAATAGAAATACCTTGATCTTTCACTTTGGGATGACCGGGAATTTTGAATACCGGCAGGGAGAGGAACCACCAAAATATACCTATTTCACGCTGCATTTTGAGAATGATTTTCAGTTGTTCTTTACCTGTCCAAGAAAACTCGCCAGGGTGTATTTAGTGGAAGATGCGGAAGTTTTCCGGAAAGAACATGAATTGGGACAGGATGCTTTGGAGGCTTCAGAAGAAGAATTTCTGGAACTGGCCGATGGTCGCAGAGGCAGTATGAAAGGTTTTTTGATGAATCAGAAGATCATTTCCGGGATTGGCAATTTATATTCTGACGAAATACTGTTTCAGAGCCGTATCCATCCAGCTACTGCCGTAAACGACCTGAATCAAAAAGAACTGAAGGCAATTTTCCGAAATATTGAAAAAGTATTGCTGCGAGTAACGAAAAGTAAAATGGACAGTTCGAGTTTACCGCAAAGCTATATCACGCCATATCGAAAAGCGGGAGCCGCTTGTCCGCGTGGTAATGGAAAGATTGAAAAAGCTAAAATTGCCGGAAGAACCAGCTATTTTTGTGTAAACTGTCAGCCAGCAAAATGA